A DNA window from Tenuifilaceae bacterium CYCD contains the following coding sequences:
- a CDS encoding sulfatase — MAYQFSQTLQIGLGDFVNIMVRGAWMDLSFTGYIILLSSVLMAVLFWADKKWVKGYFHYQTLILLVIISIVSISDFELYRNWGFRIDATPLLYLKTPKEAMASVKIYMIIILVVATVITVLGFLLAYRKWVVNTFTRYDKGQWWYAPVFILIAATMILPIRGGFGIAPMNPGKVFFSQNVYCNHAALNAEWNMLYSISKSGTMNKRYPDTIKKEKAHEVFAELMQNHPDSSKVLKTDRPNVVLIMLESFSSKLIEVLGGKEGVTPNLNQLSNEGLFFTRMFASGDRSDKGIIAILAGFPAQPTQSVIKYPTKSRNLPTISNALVDAGYNATFYYGGDPDFANIRSFLYSAKFSRIITQDDFPRSFRNSKWGVHDEHVFNYLLNDIDTAKGPFFKMFFTLSSHEPFEIPAKPKFPGTEEVNKYLSSAYYTDSCLGNFFNEAKKRDWYNNTLFVLIADHGHRHMGKTVIYATDRFAIPMLWLGGALSCEPKRIDKTCSQIDLASTLLNQLNLNDSSFVFSKNILNPYSQPFAYYAFNNGYGFVSATDTIAYDHISHKYIMQDGINADKATENASAFFYVYQDVFLGL, encoded by the coding sequence ATGGCATATCAGTTTAGCCAAACCCTACAGATCGGCCTAGGGGATTTTGTGAACATCATGGTTCGTGGAGCATGGATGGACTTATCGTTTACCGGCTACATCATCCTACTATCATCAGTTCTAATGGCAGTTCTGTTTTGGGCTGATAAAAAATGGGTAAAAGGATACTTTCATTATCAAACCTTAATACTGCTGGTTATAATCTCTATTGTTTCTATTTCGGACTTTGAGCTATACCGTAACTGGGGTTTTAGGATTGATGCAACTCCCCTCCTCTACCTCAAAACGCCAAAGGAAGCAATGGCTTCAGTAAAAATATACATGATAATTATTCTAGTAGTTGCCACCGTAATAACAGTACTAGGTTTCTTACTGGCCTATAGAAAATGGGTGGTAAATACCTTTACTAGATACGATAAAGGCCAATGGTGGTATGCTCCTGTTTTTATATTAATTGCAGCAACAATGATTCTTCCAATCCGAGGAGGTTTTGGAATTGCCCCCATGAACCCTGGCAAAGTCTTTTTCAGCCAAAATGTTTACTGCAACCATGCTGCGCTTAATGCCGAATGGAATATGCTTTACTCCATATCAAAATCGGGAACCATGAACAAACGTTACCCCGATACGATCAAGAAAGAAAAAGCGCACGAGGTTTTTGCTGAACTTATGCAGAACCATCCCGACTCATCGAAGGTGCTTAAAACCGATAGACCCAATGTTGTACTGATTATGCTGGAGAGCTTCAGCTCTAAGCTGATTGAGGTGCTTGGCGGAAAGGAAGGCGTTACCCCAAACCTGAACCAGCTCTCGAACGAGGGGTTATTCTTTACCCGAATGTTTGCCAGCGGCGACCGCAGCGATAAAGGAATAATTGCAATACTTGCTGGTTTTCCGGCTCAACCCACGCAATCGGTAATTAAGTATCCCACAAAATCGCGCAACCTGCCAACCATTAGCAATGCGCTTGTTGATGCTGGATATAATGCAACTTTCTACTACGGAGGCGATCCGGATTTTGCCAATATTCGATCGTTCCTATACTCTGCAAAGTTCAGCAGAATAATCACCCAGGATGATTTTCCGCGGAGCTTCCGTAACTCCAAGTGGGGCGTTCACGACGAGCATGTATTCAATTACCTGCTGAATGATATTGATACGGCCAAAGGCCCATTTTTTAAGATGTTTTTTACCCTGAGTAGTCACGAGCCCTTTGAGATTCCCGCTAAACCCAAATTCCCCGGCACAGAGGAGGTGAACAAGTATTTGAGTTCGGCCTACTACACCGACAGCTGCTTGGGTAATTTCTTTAATGAAGCCAAAAAGCGCGATTGGTACAACAACACATTATTTGTTCTGATTGCCGACCATGGGCATCGACACATGGGCAAAACGGTTATTTACGCCACCGATCGTTTCGCTATTCCCATGCTTTGGCTGGGCGGTGCGCTAAGCTGCGAACCTAAGAGGATAGACAAAACCTGCTCGCAGATTGATTTGGCCTCAACGCTTCTTAATCAACTTAACCTGAACGACTCCAGCTTTGTCTTCTCAAAAAACATACTCAACCCATACTCTCAGCCATTTGCCTACTACGCATTCAATAACGGTTACGGCTTTGTTTCGGCTACCGACACCATTGCCTACGACCACATAAGCCATAAGTACATCATGCAGGATGGCATTAATGCCGACAAAGCAACCGAAAACGCCAGCGCTTTCTTTTACGTGTACCAGGATGTTTTCCTGGGGTTGTAG
- a CDS encoding AraC family transcriptional regulator, which yields MESSALEIAVSERVIPTGNVQLMFHYRKPFVMKGTNLAETRQPQSLISGLSNTYFDATTHGETGVIVVVFHATSACHFFKFQLAEIENQCLNLRDIFNNEIRQVEEIICNEISMNRRIDVIEGFLLHRFAPVQSNDISLIQTAVDVIKKQKGQISAVGLSDKLAITTKSLERKFATLLGQTPKQFIKLIRFQEVILDLSQNHNLDLTDYAYRNGYFDQSHFIKDFKSYTGYTPKEFLAHPCENAAADFGL from the coding sequence ATGGAATCGAGTGCCCTTGAAATAGCTGTTTCGGAGCGTGTAATCCCTACCGGAAATGTTCAGCTAATGTTTCATTACCGTAAGCCTTTTGTAATGAAGGGCACAAACCTGGCCGAAACCCGTCAGCCCCAATCGTTAATAAGCGGGTTAAGCAATACCTACTTCGATGCCACTACCCATGGCGAAACAGGGGTTATTGTTGTAGTTTTCCACGCTACCAGTGCCTGTCATTTTTTTAAATTTCAGCTGGCCGAGATAGAGAACCAGTGCCTTAACCTACGCGACATATTCAACAACGAGATTCGACAGGTTGAAGAGATTATTTGCAACGAAATAAGTATGAATAGACGAATAGATGTAATAGAGGGCTTTCTGCTACACCGATTCGCGCCAGTTCAAAGCAACGATATTTCACTTATTCAAACAGCCGTTGACGTTATTAAAAAACAGAAAGGGCAAATTAGCGCGGTTGGCCTATCGGACAAGCTGGCAATTACAACCAAAAGCCTGGAACGAAAGTTTGCAACACTGCTGGGGCAAACACCCAAACAGTTCATTAAGCTAATCCGCTTTCAGGAGGTTATTCTCGATTTAAGCCAAAACCATAACCTCGACCTTACCGACTATGCATACCGCAACGGCTATTTCGATCAATCGCACTTTATAAAAGATTTTAAATCCTACACGGGCTATACCCCAAAGGAATTTTTGGCTCATCCCTGCGAGAACGCCGCCGCTGATTTTGGGCTGTAG
- a CDS encoding thiamine ABC transporter permease, with the protein MNRDKIIVQNAHTNNLKNIDVEIPKHKLVVFTGVSGSGKSSLLFDTIYTEAQRQLIETFSTFARTRMPKLSRPDVDDILNLSTAIVIDQKRMGNNLRSTVGTATEINTYLRLLYSRVGKPFIGPSFYFSFNHPEGMCTHCHGLGKQIKVDIDLFLDVDKSIREGAITHPHYKVGGFLWKELITLGIVDPDKPLKHFTHDELNHLLYSEPYQVKDSKQKLAYNRTFEGIARKLEKSVTGKAEDEASDDEKNAYSKYFTYKTCDKCNGTRINDRARSVKLKGLSIDEVCRMELVDVLPFLSDIDDEISKPILRKAQFLLEQLIEIGVGYLSLERHVSTLSGGESQRVKMSKQLDCNLTDMLYVLDEPSIGLHPRDTEKLLTILFRLKDKGNSVFVVEHDPDIIKAAEWIVDIGPKAGKLGGNVVYNGEPNGLTHTESITAKYLYNTEKPKFNRKKPAEFFEIRNASANNLKNVSVKIPKGLLTCVTGVAGSGKSSIIHECFAKQHPEAIVIDQSPIGKSSRANAATFIGVFDLIRKEFATATKADASLFSFNSKGACPKCNGQGVLTFELHFLDSVKTICDECEGKRYHSEVLELKYQDKNIAEILDMTINQAYEFFTVTKIKKHLRILQEVGLGYLKLGQSLSTLSGGESQRLKIASELNNQSNIYIMDEPTTGLHMSDIDNFYRIVQALVAKNNTVVIIEHNLDIIKYADWIIDMGPEGGKKGGELIFQGITEDIVNCSNSYTGKSLKRII; encoded by the coding sequence ATGAATCGAGATAAAATTATAGTTCAAAACGCCCACACCAATAACCTCAAAAACATTGATGTGGAAATTCCTAAACACAAACTGGTTGTTTTTACCGGTGTGTCGGGTTCAGGAAAATCATCGCTCCTGTTCGATACCATTTACACCGAGGCGCAACGGCAGCTTATTGAAACCTTCAGCACGTTTGCCCGCACCCGAATGCCTAAGCTCTCCCGCCCCGATGTGGACGATATACTTAATCTATCCACCGCAATTGTTATTGACCAAAAGCGAATGGGCAATAATCTGCGCAGTACTGTTGGAACTGCCACCGAAATTAACACATACCTTCGGTTACTTTACTCGCGCGTTGGAAAGCCATTTATTGGGCCATCGTTCTACTTCTCGTTCAACCATCCCGAGGGAATGTGCACGCATTGTCACGGCCTAGGCAAGCAAATAAAGGTTGATATTGATCTATTCCTTGATGTTGATAAATCCATCAGGGAAGGAGCAATTACGCACCCCCACTATAAGGTAGGTGGATTTCTTTGGAAGGAATTAATAACACTAGGAATAGTAGACCCCGACAAGCCCTTGAAGCACTTCACCCACGATGAGCTGAATCACCTACTATACTCTGAGCCATACCAAGTTAAGGACTCCAAGCAAAAGCTGGCATATAACCGAACATTCGAGGGTATTGCCCGCAAGTTGGAAAAATCGGTCACAGGTAAAGCCGAGGACGAAGCATCGGATGATGAGAAAAACGCCTACTCAAAATATTTCACCTACAAAACCTGCGATAAATGCAACGGTACGCGCATTAATGATCGTGCCCGTAGCGTAAAGTTAAAGGGATTATCCATTGACGAGGTCTGCAGAATGGAATTGGTTGATGTTCTACCATTCCTATCGGATATCGACGATGAAATATCAAAGCCTATCCTGCGTAAAGCCCAATTCTTGCTAGAGCAACTAATTGAGATTGGGGTTGGCTACCTCTCGCTTGAGCGTCATGTAAGTACGCTCTCCGGAGGCGAATCGCAACGGGTAAAAATGTCGAAACAACTGGATTGCAACCTTACCGATATGCTTTACGTGCTCGATGAACCCTCCATTGGGCTTCATCCCCGCGATACCGAGAAACTGCTTACCATTCTTTTCAGGCTAAAGGATAAGGGCAATAGCGTTTTTGTGGTTGAGCACGATCCCGATATTATTAAGGCTGCGGAGTGGATTGTGGATATTGGGCCCAAGGCTGGCAAACTGGGCGGAAATGTTGTTTACAATGGCGAACCAAATGGCTTAACTCATACCGAAAGCATCACAGCAAAATACCTGTACAATACGGAAAAACCAAAGTTCAACCGTAAAAAGCCAGCTGAATTCTTCGAAATTCGCAATGCTTCAGCAAATAATCTAAAAAATGTATCGGTTAAAATTCCCAAGGGATTACTCACCTGCGTTACAGGTGTTGCGGGGAGTGGCAAGAGTAGCATAATTCACGAGTGCTTTGCAAAGCAACATCCCGAGGCAATTGTAATTGACCAATCGCCAATAGGCAAATCGTCGAGGGCAAATGCTGCAACGTTCATTGGTGTGTTTGACCTAATCCGAAAGGAGTTTGCCACAGCCACCAAAGCCGATGCATCGCTATTCAGCTTCAACTCAAAGGGGGCTTGCCCCAAATGTAACGGACAGGGTGTGTTAACATTCGAGCTTCACTTCCTCGATTCGGTTAAAACCATCTGCGACGAGTGCGAGGGCAAACGTTACCACTCCGAGGTGCTGGAACTTAAGTATCAGGATAAGAACATTGCCGAAATTCTTGACATGACAATAAACCAAGCCTACGAGTTCTTTACTGTTACTAAAATCAAAAAGCATCTAAGAATACTACAGGAGGTTGGATTAGGGTACCTAAAGCTGGGGCAATCGCTTAGCACTCTCTCCGGCGGCGAATCGCAACGGTTAAAAATTGCATCGGAACTAAATAACCAGAGTAATATCTACATTATGGATGAGCCAACTACCGGCCTTCATATGTCCGATATCGACAATTTTTACAGGATAGTTCAAGCTCTAGTTGCAAAGAACAACACGGTTGTGATAATTGAGCACAACCTCGATATTATTAAGTACGCCGATTGGATTATTGATATGGGCCCCGAAGGGGGCAAAAAGGGTGGTGAACTAATCTTTCAGGGAATAACTGAAGATATTGTGAATTGCTCAAACTCTTACACCGGAAAATCTCTGAAAAGAATTATTTAA
- a CDS encoding DNA-directed RNA polymerase sigma-70 factor, which produces MKKPSREMNIHSELVELCRRGDSKAQFELYNLYSKAMFNVSCRILPDKMEAEDAMQEAFFKAFDKLNTFRNEVAFGAWLKRIVVNTCIDYLKKKKLQLTSIDDVKSVADVQDDADDFIPESVEEVKLAMNQLPEGYRLVLSLHLVEGYEYDEIAEMLGIGQSSVRSQFTRARQKLLELLKQSNKTFSYGKV; this is translated from the coding sequence ATGAAAAAACCGAGTCGGGAAATGAATATTCATTCAGAGCTTGTAGAGTTATGTAGGCGTGGCGATAGCAAAGCCCAATTTGAGCTATACAACTTGTACTCAAAGGCAATGTTTAATGTTAGCTGCCGAATTTTACCCGACAAAATGGAAGCAGAAGATGCCATGCAAGAAGCGTTCTTTAAAGCATTTGATAAATTAAATACTTTTCGCAACGAGGTTGCTTTTGGTGCTTGGTTAAAACGGATTGTTGTTAATACCTGCATCGATTACCTTAAAAAAAAGAAGTTACAGTTAACCTCGATTGATGATGTGAAAAGTGTAGCCGATGTTCAGGACGATGCTGATGATTTTATACCCGAATCGGTGGAGGAGGTGAAATTGGCCATGAATCAGCTTCCAGAAGGATATCGGTTGGTGCTCAGCCTTCACTTGGTTGAAGGATATGAGTACGATGAAATTGCCGAAATGCTTGGAATTGGGCAATCGAGCGTTCGATCTCAGTTCACGAGGGCACGGCAGAAATTATTAGAGTTACTAAAGCAAAGCAATAAAACTTTCAGCTATGGAAAGGTTTAA
- a CDS encoding tricorn protease: MRFPAIHGSQVVFSYAGDLYTVPIEGGIARKLTNHVGYEMFPQFSPDGKTIAFTGQYDGNTEIFSIPADGGVPKRLTYTATLNRDDVSDRMGPNNIVMAWTPDGKNIVYRSRKQSYNDFVGALFKVSADGGMSEELPLSGGGFCSFSADGKKLAFNRVFREFRTWKYYKGGMADDIYIFDFDSKEVKDITKTVSQEICPMWIGDEIYFISDRDRTMNLFSYNLKNGSTQKVTNFTEYDIKFPSYSGNSIVFENGGFLYRFDAVTKASTKIPVTIYDDFDYARPEYKDASKRIFSGNLSPNGERVVFSARGDIFSVPAEKGITRNLTQSSDAHDRDAEWSPDGKYIAYVSDKSGEYEIYIQAQDGSSSPVQVTNGVNNYIFDIKWAPDSKKILFNDRLSRLQYVDIDTKKVTLVDKNAYGQIFSFNWSPDSKWITYSAQDANRFNVIYVYSIENAQKNQVTENWYSSSQAVFSNDGKYLVLVSDRDFNPIYSQTEWNHAYQEMSKIYMIMLSKDTPSPFAPENNEVTFDKKTDQEKQADSKQNGKPVEDSKKDAKPAVSVKIDFDGILSRTVALPIDAAYYGNLYCIDGKIYYNQAKARRGVASAKMFDLKKKSEVELAESLRFSISSNGKKMLVLKNDNYSVIDLPTAKVNIEKTVDLSNMTVWVDYRKEWKQIFDESWRQMRDFFYVENMHGVDWNAMHDKYAALLPYVNHRNDLTYIIGEMIGELSIGHAYVNSGEKPEPARINMGLLGAKISKHSSGYFKIDRIIEGKNWDKTTRSPLQDVGVNVSVGDYILAVDGKNLQNVSDIYSTLVGKAQKTVELVVNGKPELTGSRKVLVTPIADEASLYYYDWVQTNIQKVNEATNGEIGYIHIPDMASEGLNEFVKYFYPQLTKKGLIIDDRGNGGGNVSPMILERLNREVYRQTMRRGNLYANPIPQETHYGPKVLLLDRYSASDGDLFPYGFKRLGIGTTIGTRSWGGVVGISGSLPFVDGGDLRKPEFASFSSDTSNWIIEGHGVDPDIYIDNDPYKEYMGIDDQLSKAIEIIKEQLKDYKPLPAIPQAPDKSK; encoded by the coding sequence ATGAGATTCCCTGCCATACATGGTAGTCAGGTAGTATTTTCGTATGCAGGCGACTTGTACACTGTGCCTATTGAAGGTGGAATCGCCCGCAAACTCACCAACCATGTTGGATACGAGATGTTTCCACAATTTTCGCCCGATGGCAAAACTATTGCCTTTACGGGTCAGTACGATGGCAATACTGAGATCTTTTCAATTCCTGCCGATGGTGGCGTGCCCAAGCGGTTAACCTACACGGCTACTCTAAACCGGGATGATGTATCCGATCGGATGGGTCCAAATAATATTGTTATGGCATGGACTCCCGATGGCAAAAACATTGTTTACCGTTCGCGTAAGCAAAGTTACAACGATTTTGTTGGTGCACTTTTCAAGGTTTCTGCTGATGGCGGAATGTCGGAGGAGTTGCCTCTATCGGGCGGTGGTTTTTGCTCATTCTCTGCCGATGGTAAGAAGTTGGCATTTAATAGGGTTTTTCGCGAGTTCCGTACCTGGAAATACTATAAGGGTGGAATGGCCGACGATATTTACATCTTCGATTTTGACTCAAAGGAGGTGAAAGATATCACCAAAACCGTATCTCAGGAAATTTGCCCCATGTGGATTGGAGACGAGATTTACTTCATTTCCGATAGGGATAGAACCATGAACCTTTTTTCATACAATCTAAAAAACGGATCAACCCAAAAGGTTACCAACTTCACCGAGTATGATATCAAATTTCCATCCTATTCAGGAAATTCAATTGTTTTCGAGAATGGAGGTTTTTTGTATCGATTTGATGCAGTTACAAAGGCCTCCACCAAAATACCTGTAACTATTTATGATGATTTTGATTATGCCAGACCAGAGTACAAGGATGCCAGCAAACGAATTTTTTCCGGAAATCTTTCTCCAAATGGCGAAAGGGTTGTATTCTCGGCCAGGGGTGATATTTTCTCGGTTCCTGCAGAGAAGGGAATTACCCGCAACTTAACCCAAAGTTCCGATGCGCACGATCGCGATGCAGAGTGGTCGCCCGATGGCAAGTACATTGCCTATGTTTCCGATAAATCGGGCGAGTATGAAATTTATATTCAAGCACAGGATGGATCCTCAAGTCCCGTGCAGGTTACCAATGGTGTAAATAACTACATTTTCGATATTAAGTGGGCTCCCGATAGCAAAAAGATACTATTTAACGATCGCCTAAGTCGCTTGCAGTATGTTGATATCGATACTAAAAAGGTGACTCTGGTTGATAAAAATGCTTATGGCCAAATTTTCAGCTTTAACTGGTCGCCCGATAGCAAATGGATTACTTATTCGGCACAGGATGCCAACCGATTCAACGTAATCTATGTTTATAGTATAGAAAATGCTCAAAAGAACCAGGTAACCGAAAATTGGTATTCATCATCGCAAGCAGTTTTCTCCAACGATGGAAAGTACCTCGTTCTGGTTTCCGACAGGGATTTTAACCCTATTTATAGCCAAACCGAGTGGAACCATGCATATCAGGAAATGAGCAAGATTTACATGATTATGCTTTCGAAGGATACTCCATCGCCATTTGCCCCCGAGAATAATGAAGTAACGTTTGACAAAAAAACAGATCAGGAAAAACAGGCTGATTCCAAACAGAATGGAAAGCCCGTTGAAGATTCTAAAAAGGACGCAAAACCAGCTGTAAGCGTTAAAATTGATTTCGATGGGATTCTATCACGTACCGTAGCATTACCAATTGATGCTGCGTACTATGGTAACCTTTACTGTATTGATGGGAAAATATATTACAATCAGGCCAAAGCTCGTAGAGGAGTTGCTTCTGCCAAGATGTTCGACTTGAAGAAAAAATCGGAGGTTGAATTGGCCGAATCGCTTAGGTTCTCTATTTCATCGAATGGAAAAAAGATGTTGGTTTTAAAAAACGATAACTATAGTGTGATTGATTTGCCAACAGCCAAGGTGAATATAGAGAAGACTGTTGATTTGAGCAATATGACGGTGTGGGTTGATTACCGCAAGGAATGGAAACAGATTTTCGATGAAAGTTGGCGTCAGATGCGCGATTTCTTCTACGTGGAGAATATGCACGGAGTTGATTGGAATGCAATGCACGATAAGTACGCGGCACTTTTGCCTTATGTTAACCATCGTAACGATTTAACTTACATTATTGGTGAGATGATTGGAGAACTTAGCATAGGCCATGCATATGTAAATAGTGGCGAGAAACCAGAGCCAGCAAGGATCAATATGGGTTTGCTTGGTGCAAAAATTAGTAAACATTCAAGTGGATATTTTAAGATTGATAGAATAATTGAAGGGAAGAATTGGGATAAAACCACGCGTTCGCCATTGCAGGATGTTGGGGTTAATGTGAGTGTTGGCGATTATATTTTAGCCGTTGATGGAAAAAACTTGCAGAATGTTAGCGATATATACTCAACCCTTGTTGGAAAGGCTCAAAAAACGGTAGAGTTGGTTGTTAACGGCAAACCCGAGTTGACTGGAAGTCGTAAGGTATTGGTTACTCCTATTGCTGATGAAGCAAGCCTTTACTATTACGATTGGGTTCAAACAAATATCCAAAAGGTAAACGAGGCAACCAATGGCGAGATTGGTTACATTCACATTCCAGATATGGCATCGGAAGGACTTAACGAGTTTGTTAAGTATTTCTATCCACAGTTAACTAAAAAGGGATTAATTATTGATGATAGAGGTAATGGCGGCGGGAATGTTTCGCCAATGATTCTTGAACGTCTTAATAGAGAGGTATATCGACAAACCATGCGTAGAGGAAATCTTTATGCAAATCCAATTCCACAGGAAACCCATTACGGACCTAAAGTGTTGCTTTTGGATCGCTATTCCGCTTCTGATGGTGATTTATTCCCCTATGGATTTAAACGGTTGGGCATTGGTACAACCATTGGTACTCGTTCATGGGGTGGCGTTGTAGGTATTTCGGGTTCGTTACCATTTGTTGACGGAGGCGATTTGCGTAAGCCAGAATTTGCAAGTTTCAGCAGCGATACCAGCAATTGGATTATTGAGGGTCATGGTGTTGATCCAGATATTTATATCGATAACGATCCTTACAAGGAGTACATGGGAATCGACGATCAGCTCAGCAAGGCCATTGAGATTATTAAGGAGCAACTCAAGGATTACAAGCCATTACCCGCAATTCCTCAAGCACCCGATAAATCAAAATAA